From the genome of Campylobacter concisus:
AAAAATATGTTTTATTTTTTACTCGGTATTTACTTTTTTTACGTCGCCGCAAAGGCTATTTTGGCGATTTTGCAGATAAATTTTATACGCGCGGAGGCTAAAAAGCCGGCCGTCGTGCTAGAGCAGGGGGAGTATGAAACCGCCGCCGCTGCCGCGATAACGAATCAAAAATTTGAGATAGCTAGCCTTTTTTATCACGCAACGATATTTATGATGTGGGCGTGCTGGGGGCTTGGCGCGATATCGGGGCATGCCTATAAAACGGGAGATATAGGCGATAACGTCTTTATGGTTATGGTATTTTTGCTCGTTTCGTCGCTGCTAGAACTACCGCTAAATATCTACGAAACCTTCGTCAAAGATAAAAGGCTCGGCTTTTCAAACGTAACGCCCAAAATTTTCGCGCTCGATCTACTTAAAACGCTCGCGCTAACGCTGGTTTTCGGCACGCTGTTTGTGTGGCTGGTGCTGCTTTGCATTAGATTTTTGGGCGATTTTTGGTGGTTTTGGGCGTTTTTGCTTAGCTTTGCCGTCGCGCTCGTGATAAATTTAATTTACCCGACGCTCATCGCGCCAATTTTTAACAAAATGCAGCCGCTAGAAGAGGGCGAGCTAAAAAGCCGTATAGAAGGGCTTTTAGCGCAGTGCGGATTTAAAAGTAGCGGCGTTTTTACGATAGACGCCAGCAAGCGTGATAACCGCCTAAACGCCTATTTTGGCGGCCTTGGCGCGACTAAACGCGTGGTGCTTTTCGACACGCTCGTTAAAAAACTAAGCTTAGATGAGATAATCGCCGTTTTGGGGCATGAGCTGGGACACTTTAAGCATAAAGATATCCTAAAAATGATCGCTCTAAGCGCGGTTATGCTTTTTGCAATGTTTTTGATATTCGGCAACATCCCTGACGCGGCGTATCAAGCGCTTGGGCTTCATAGCGGAGGTGGCGGAACGATCGTATTTTTGCTACTTTTTTCGCCGATTTTCGGGTTTTTATTTTCGCCGGTAAGCTCGTATTTTAGCCGCGCGAACGAATTTGGCGCCGATAAATTCGCAGGCGAGGTCTCAAACAAAGCCGACATGATAAGCGCGCTAAAAAAGCTAGGCTCCGAAAACAAGGCCTTCCCGAAGGCTCATCCGCTCTACGCGTTCGTCTATCACTCGCACCCAAGCCTCTTTGAGCGTATAAACGAGCTGGAAAATGAAAATTGAAGAGGCTCTTAAAGAGGCTAGTTTAAGGCTAAGCTCACTTTGCCAAAATCCAAGCAGAGTGGCTAAAATTTTGCTTATGAACTATCTTGATGTAAGCATTGAATGGATATTTTTAAATCAAAAAAATAAATTTGATGAGAGCGGCTATTTTGCCCTAGTTCAAAGGTATGAAAACTACGAGCCTCTTGAATAT
Proteins encoded in this window:
- a CDS encoding peptidase M48 — protein: MFYFLLGIYFFYVAAKAILAILQINFIRAEAKKPAVVLEQGEYETAAAAAITNQKFEIASLFYHATIFMMWACWGLGAISGHAYKTGDIGDNVFMVMVFLLVSSLLELPLNIYETFVKDKRLGFSNVTPKIFALDLLKTLALTLVFGTLFVWLVLLCIRFLGDFWWFWAFLLSFAVALVINLIYPTLIAPIFNKMQPLEEGELKSRIEGLLAQCGFKSSGVFTIDASKRDNRLNAYFGGLGATKRVVLFDTLVKKLSLDEIIAVLGHELGHFKHKDILKMIALSAVMLFAMFLIFGNIPDAAYQALGLHSGGGGTIVFLLLFSPIFGFLFSPVSSYFSRANEFGADKFAGEVSNKADMISALKKLGSENKAFPKAHPLYAFVYHSHPSLFERINELENEN